A genomic region of Spea bombifrons isolate aSpeBom1 chromosome 9, aSpeBom1.2.pri, whole genome shotgun sequence contains the following coding sequences:
- the DAP3 gene encoding 28S ribosomal protein S29, mitochondrial — MPLRHLVGWSRHKVIPARHMLGRAWMSGALPQADAVPRDIFRTIESDPDRHTEHHEAQYYSIPSQELKVVFPQGLPYRYQLQCKTFNEACLMVRKPALELISYLRNANYSQPAVRYVVYGKRGTGKSLTLCHVLHYCHRQGWLLLHIPDAHNLMKNCKELMTSSYNKDRYDQPLEASSWLKNFKASNEQFLRQIQTQQRYVWSKREATEKGRPLGEVADQGLTRVKSASDAVGVILKELKLQSGSGSFRLLVSVDGVNAFWGRSTLRKEDKSMVSPEELTLVHNLRKMVKNDWTGGAIVASVTHTGSLFKPKSAYLPFELLGKDGFEALDPFVPVQVPDYSEKEFESCYRYYLERNWLQHPQARAEAGKKEILFLSDSNPRELEKICSFL; from the exons ATGCCGCTCAGACACCTCGTGGGATGGAGCCGGCACAAG GTGATTCCTGCGCGCCACATGCTCGGCCGGGCATGGATGAGCGGCGCCTTGCCGCAGGCTGACGCTGTGCCCCGAGACATCTTCCGGACCATCGAAAGTGACCCG GACCGCCATACGGAGCACCATGAAGCTCAGTATTACTCCATCCCCTCGCAGGAGCTTAAGGTGGTCTTCCCACAGGGTTTGCCGTACCGCTACCAGTTACAG TGCAAGACCTTCAATGAAGCGTGTCTGATGGTCCGCAAACCCGCTCTGGAGCTCATCAGCTACCTGAGAAACGCCAACTACTCCCAGCCGGCGGTCCGCTACGTCGTGT ATGGGAAGAGAGGAACCGGTAAAAGCCTGACGCTGTGTCACGTGTTACATTACTGCCACCGGCAGGGCTGGCTGCTTCTGCACATCCCGGACG CTCACAACCTGATGAAGAACTGTAAGGAGCTCATGACGTCTTCCTACAACAAGGACCGATATGACCAGCCGCTGGAAGCTTCCTCCTGGCTGAAGAACTTCAAAGCCTCCAATGAGCAATTCCTGAGGCAG ATCCAGACGCAGCAAAGGTACGTTTGGAGCAAACGGGAGGCTACGGAGAAGGGCAGGCCTTTGGGAGAGGTTGCCGACCAG GGCCTGACCAGAGTGAAGAGCGCCAGCGACGCGGTGGGCGTGATTTTGAAGGAGTTGAAGCTGCAGAGCGGCAGTGGCAGCTTCCGTCTGCTGGTGTCTGTAGACGGAGTAAACGCCTTTTGGGGAAGAAGCACCTTAAGGAAAGAGGACAAAAGTAtg GTTTCTCCGGAGGAGCTCACCCTGGTCCATAACCTCAGGAAGATGGTGAAGAATGACTGG ACCGGGGGCGCTATTGTCGCCAGCGTGACGCACACAGGGTCTCTCTTCAAGCCGAAGTCTGCCTACTTGCCTTTTGAGCTCCTGGGGAAG GATGGATTTGAAGCGTTGGATCCGTTCGTACCCGTCCAAGTGCCCGACTACAGCGAAAAAGAGTTTGAGAGCTGCTACCGGTACTATCTGGAGAGGAACTGGCTGCAGCACCCGCAAG CTCGCGCCGAGGCAGGAAAGAAGGAGATCCTTTTTCTAAGCGATTCCAACCCGCGGGAGCTGGAGAAAATCTGTTCGTTCCTCTGA